GAATTTTTGGAAAAGTTATCAATATCAAAAATACCATTTTCAACAACTATGAACATATCAACTTATTTACAAAATGAATTCATTTTTGGTTGTCAACCGTTGTTAATTAAAATACAAAAAGTCTTATAAATTAATTATTTAACTAAAAATAACTATGTTGATAACTCAGAATAAATAAGTAAAACGAGATTTCAATGACTTTAAAAAAAAATTTATTCGACATATTAACAAGCTATAATAACCATCAAATTTTTTTAAATTTTTAAAAATCTTTTTTGTTGTATTTAATATATGTTGAAAACTAAAAAAGTTGAAAAGGAAAAAATTTTATTTTGAATTGAATTTTACCCATTCAAATTCGAAATTGAATTTTGAAATTGATTTCTGTTTCAGACGATTTTGAGAGGATTGTTGAGATTGTCGAGGATTTCTTGAACTTGCTCGAAATCGTTTGGATGAACTTTGAGTTTGATGCCGCCCAGCGCCGTTGAATATAGTGGAACGACTGAAAGTGTCATTTCGTTTTCAAAAAAATAAGGGATTTCTTCTTGTTCTAGTAAGTGTTTGAGAACCACTGTTTCGTGCAGATAATTGAATACGGCTATCGTTTTAAAGCTTTCCATTTTAGGTCTTTTTGTAAATGTACGAAAAGTTATAATTTTAATAATTCTAATTGTTAAAATCTGTAATCTGATTTCTTATTTGTAATTTTAAACCTTATAAGAAAAGATATATGAGTAAGAAAATTAGAAAGCCGATAAAAAAAGAGAAGGATTTCTCTGGAAAAATACTAAAGATTTTATCGCAAAATGCTAATAAACCTTTCAATTACAAACAAATAGGAGCTAAGCTTGAATTAGACGATACAAAAAGCAGAAATCAAATTATAAAAGATTTAAAAATTCTTGCCGCTCAAAAGAAAATTATAGAAACAGAACCTGGAAAATACTTAATTAAAGCAGTAAGTCAGGATTATTACGAAGGAACAATAGATATGACGAGTAGAAAAACGGCATATTTTATTTGTGATGAGTTTGAAGAAGATGTTTTTATTCCAACCAATAATTTGAATCGTGCATTAGATAAAGACAAAGTAAAAGTTTACGTTTATAACAGAAGAAAAGGAAAAAGACCTGAAGGTGAAGTAATTGAAGTTATCGAAAGAGATAAAACAGAGTTTGTTGGTGTAATTGATATGCAGCCAAACTTTGCCTTTGTTTCGACTGCCAATCCTAAAATGTATACCGATATTTTTATTCCAAAAGATAAAATTGGTGAAGCAGAAAATGGAGATGTAGTTTTAGTGAAGATTGAAGACTGGCCAAAAAGAGCCGATAGTCCGTTTGGATCTGTAATTCGTGTATTGGGTAAACCTGGTGAACATAATACTGAGATTCATGCCATTTTAGCTGAATATGGTTTACCAGCAGATTTTCCGGTAGAAGTAGAGGTGTTTGCCCAAAAACTAGATACTTCAATTCAGGAATCTGAAATTGCAAAACGTCGTGATATGCGTGATACGCTTACGTTTACGATTGACCCGAAAGATGCAAAAGACTTTGATGATGCCTTGTCTTTCAAAAAGTTAGAGAACGGAAACTACGAAATCGGAATTCACATTGCCGATGTTTCCTATTACTTAGAAGAAGGTACTATTCTGGATGATGAAGCGTATCAAAGAGCCACTTCGGTGTATTTGGTAGATAGAGTAGTGCCAATGCTTCCAGAAGTGTTATCTAATTTTGCGTGTTCCTTACGTCCAAATGAAGAGAAATATACTTTCTCTGCAGTATTTGAAGTTTCTCCAACAGCTCAAGTTATTAACCAATGGTTTGGAAGAACTGTAATTTATTCAGATCAGCGTTTTGCTTATGAGGAAGCACAGCATATTATTGAAACAAAAGGAAATAATACCATTCCAGTTGATATTTCAATTACTGGAGATTCGTATGTTGTTTCAGATGAAATAGTGGAAGCTACTTTAAAACTAGATGAATTAGCGAAGATTTTAAGAAAGAAAAGAATGCAGCAAGGCGCCATTTCTTTTGATAAAGTCGAAGTAAAATTTAATCTGGATGAACAAGGAGAACCTGAAGGTGTTTACTTCAAAGTATCAAAAGATGCCAATCATTTGATTGAAGAATTCATGCTTTTAGCCAATAGAAAAGTGGCTGAATACATTGGAAAACAAAAGAAAACCTTTGTGTATCGTATTCACGATGAGCCAAATGAAGACAAATTGATTGCGATGCAAACGGTAATTGCGAAGTTTGGTTATAAAATTGATTTCAGATCTAGAGGTGATATTTCCAAATCAATCAATGCTTTAATGGAAGAAGTAAACGGTAAAAAAGAACAAAATCTTATTGATACTCTTGCTATTAGAAGTATGAGTAAAGCCAAATATTCGACAGATAATATTGGTCACTACGGTTTAGCTTTTGATTATTACAGTCATTTTACTTCGCCAATCCGTCGTTATCCAGACGTTATGGTACACCGTTTGCTGCAATATTATCTAGATGGAGGAGCTTCTGTAGATGAAGAAACCTACGAAACCAAATGTCTGCATTGTTCAAATATGGAAAATTTAGCGACAAATGCT
This is a stretch of genomic DNA from Flavobacterium endoglycinae. It encodes these proteins:
- a CDS encoding putative signal transducing protein, which encodes MESFKTIAVFNYLHETVVLKHLLEQEEIPYFFENEMTLSVVPLYSTALGGIKLKVHPNDFEQVQEILDNLNNPLKIV
- the rnr gene encoding ribonuclease R yields the protein MSKKIRKPIKKEKDFSGKILKILSQNANKPFNYKQIGAKLELDDTKSRNQIIKDLKILAAQKKIIETEPGKYLIKAVSQDYYEGTIDMTSRKTAYFICDEFEEDVFIPTNNLNRALDKDKVKVYVYNRRKGKRPEGEVIEVIERDKTEFVGVIDMQPNFAFVSTANPKMYTDIFIPKDKIGEAENGDVVLVKIEDWPKRADSPFGSVIRVLGKPGEHNTEIHAILAEYGLPADFPVEVEVFAQKLDTSIQESEIAKRRDMRDTLTFTIDPKDAKDFDDALSFKKLENGNYEIGIHIADVSYYLEEGTILDDEAYQRATSVYLVDRVVPMLPEVLSNFACSLRPNEEKYTFSAVFEVSPTAQVINQWFGRTVIYSDQRFAYEEAQHIIETKGNNTIPVDISITGDSYVVSDEIVEATLKLDELAKILRKKRMQQGAISFDKVEVKFNLDEQGEPEGVYFKVSKDANHLIEEFMLLANRKVAEYIGKQKKTFVYRIHDEPNEDKLIAMQTVIAKFGYKIDFRSRGDISKSINALMEEVNGKKEQNLIDTLAIRSMSKAKYSTDNIGHYGLAFDYYSHFTSPIRRYPDVMVHRLLQYYLDGGASVDEETYETKCLHCSNMENLATNAERDSIKYMQVKYMQDHQDEEFLGVISGVTEWGIYVEIVSNKCEGMVRIREIKEDYYTFDERQYALVGATSNRLLQLGDEIYVKVKNADLVKKQLDFHFLRRAE